Genomic window (Gelria sp. Kuro-4):
CGCCGCGACCTCTGCGGGAAGGCGCGGGTCCGCACCCGTAAGCTCCAGCCCCCACTCCACGGGGAAGGCGGCGACGCCGCCGCGCAGCCCCTTAATCCTCTCGTGCAGCAGGTCTGCGCTGAGCCCTGTCCCGCTGGCCGGGCTGTCCACCCAGGGAGCGGCCAGGACAACAAAAGCACACCCCGGCCGCCACCCCTCGGCGAGGCTGATCCCGCCGGGCACGCCGCCGGCGTTCACCCTGACGCCCCAGGCCGGCCGCGCCCCGCTCCCCTGCCGCGGCCGGTGCGCCTTCAGCCATTCCAGGACTTCGTCCTTTTCCGGCAGGGGAAAAGAACGCGCCAGTTTCCGGCGCTCTGCGCAGAAGTCCTCAAGCATTTCTCTGCACCGCCGTCGGGGCCGCCGACGCGCCGCCGGCGCTGAGGAGCGCCGCTTTCAGCATGGTGATGGATCCGGCGTCGGGATGAAACACAAACTCGACGATCTCGGTCCCCGCCGGCACCACCGCCTCCACGTCTTTCTTGCGCCCCGGCGAAACGACCACCGTCCCGACGTCGCTCAGGGCCGGCAGCAGCTCCTCACTGCTGCGCGTGGTAATGACCGGCATGGCTGCAAAGCTGAGGCCGGCAGCGGCCAGGGCCTCGGTGATGCTGCGGCCGAAACTCGGCGACAGGCAGACCACCGGCAAAGTACTGGTCCGCGGGACGCGGGCGATGCGCACAATGCTGGACACGTCCGGCTCCAGGGCGATGCCGAGGATCTTGTCCGCCGGTACCCCCAGTTCGCGTACCTCATCCTGGTGATAAAAGGTAGTAACCACCAGGTCCATCCGGCCCAGGCGCTCGCGGGCCTCCTCCGGTGCCGCACGCAGGTCGGCCAGAAGCAGCGGGTGGATGTACACACCCGACCCCAGCTCCAGCTCCCGGGTAAAGTAATCCAGCTGTTCGCGGTTGCATTCGATAAAGGCCACCTGCAGACGCCCCAGTACCTCCTTGCGCTCCCGCACCCTGAGAAGCATGATGGCGGTAAAATCGTCGATGGAAAACCCCATGTGCGACGCCTCTTCGATGGCCAGGTCGATAATCTTGAGCAGGCGTTCCCGGCGGCCGGTCGAGCCCACGCTGCCCTCTCCCGCCAGGACATAGGTCCCCGAACCCTGCCGGCGGGCAAGGATACCCTCCGTCTCGAGCTCGGCGTAGGCCAGGCTCACAGTATTACGGCTTACGCCCAGCTGGCCGGCCAGCTCCCTTTCGGTGGGCAGCCGGTGCCCCGCTGCCCAGACGCCGCGCTGGATCAGGTCCTTGATTTGGTTTTTCAGCTGTACGTAAATGGGGATACCGTTCTTGCGTGCGATGACGAAGGTCACCCTTCCCACCCCCACTACTTCCCTTGTCGTCCGAAGAACCCGCCGTGAATTGAACGCGCGTCCATGATCGAATAAAACGCCTTTTCATCCTGGTGCATCAACGTATCCAAAAGATGGGGCAGCCGTTTGCGCTTGAGCAATACGTGCAGCACCAGCCGCTCCCCCTCCTTGCCTTCGGCGGGAAAGCAGGTGACACCGAAGCCCTCTTCCCGCAGCAGCTGTGGCAGCCTGGAATCCGGGCGCGTCGGGATAATCTCCACGGTAACAAACCCCAGGGCAACGCGCTCCTCAATCACGCTGCCCACATAGTTACCGGTGGCAAAACCCAGCGCGTAAAACAAGAGATTGAGCGGGTTGTTGAGCCTCCCCACCACCTGGTTGAGGGCCAGGATGTAAACCGAGACTTCAAAGAAACCGATCACTGCAGCGATCAGGCGTTGTCCCCGTACCAACAGGATGGTACGCACGGTTGTACAGGACATGTCGACGACCCGCGCGCAGAAGATGAAGAGATAGCCCACGATGCCCTCCAGCGCCACCGACGTGCCCCTCCTTGCCTTAATTTCTGCCTGGTCTGCCGGGTTTTCATAATACTTCGGGGTCCGGGGCAGGAGTTCCTTCCTGCGCTCCGGACCCCGCCCTCTTATTCTAGCGTGAAAGAGGGCGCACGACAAGTCGCCTGAGAGTTCACTCCGCCCACGGCCGGTTTTTACTTACCGCGGAAGTACGCCAGGATACCGGCAAAAATGCCTTGGGCCGCCTTTTCGCGAAAGGCCGGGTCAGCGAGGAGCTTTTCTTCTGTGGGGTTGGAGATGTAGGCCACTTCCACCAGGGCAGCCGGCATGGCCGTGTAGCGCAGCACGTTGTAATTCGCCGTGCGCACGCCGCGATCCGGTAGGCCGAGGATCGGTATCAGTGCCGCATGGATGGCCTCCGCCAGCTCTTGCCCGGCCCGGCCGTCCTGGTAATAATACACTTCGGTGCCGCGCTTGCTGGTATCGGTAAAGGAGTTGCTGTGAATGCTGATGAAGGCCTCCACGCCGGCCTTGTTAGCCATATCCGGGCGCACGCGGAAATCGACGGTGGTGTCGCCGTCGCGGATCATGTACACCTTCGCCCCCGCCGTCCGAAGCAGCGCCGCCACCCGCCGGGCGATGTCCAGGTTGACGTCTTTTTCCATGAGCCCGCCGGCCCCGATGGCCCCCGGCTCGGCGCCGCCATGCCCGGCATCCACGGCGATGTAACGGCCGGCCACCGGGCTGGAGACTATCTGAAGGACCAGTTCGCCCGGATTCGCGCCGGTCACCACCTCGTGGCGGACGTAAGCAGCCAGCTCTACCACCACGCGGGCTACATCGGGATCCACGGCAAACTGGCCGGCCCGCACCTCCCGCACCGTGGCATCGCCTACTTTGACCGTAGGGTTGTCCACCGCCAAAACAGCGCCGCTAAAGTCCAAAACCAGCCGCTCGGGGTTGACCAGGCGCGTTTCGTGATACGCCAAGGGTCCCGTCGCCTGGATGTGCACCTCGCCACCGCCCGGCCCCCGGTTGTACGAGAGAGCGGTGATCTGCGCCGCCAGGCGCACCTCCACACCTTCGGGAGTGGCGCTGACCTTGAACTTGGTCACCCTGTTCTGGTCGAGCACGATCCTGGTTCCCCCCGCGCCCTCCCCCAGGCGCACGCGCGCTGTGAGCGCCGTGTCCGCCGGCACTTCCCGCGGCGCAGCCGCCGCCGGCACCGTCCCGGGAAGGTCCAGCACCAGGCGGTCGGGGCTCCCCAGCTGCTGTACGGTATAGGCCACCGGCCCGCTGGTGTGCACCTTGAGCACCTCCGCGCCCGGCACCTGTACATATTCCAGCGCCGTCACGCGGTGGGGAAGGCCCACCGTAAGCTCCCCCGGGCCCGAACTTAAGGTAAAGGGCCCTGCCTCCTTAAGCTCGATCACCACCTGGGCCGCCGGCTCCTTCTCCGTCCCGGCGGCCGCCACGGCGATGCTCTTTACCAAGGGATCGTCGCCCACGGGCACGGGGCCGGGGGCCATCTTCAGGAGCGTCCCCGGCAACTTGAGGGTAATCGTAGCCCCCAGCTGAATCGCGCTCCCTTTGAGCGGCCCGCTGCCGGCAATGGCCACCACCTCGCGGCCTACCTCCCGGCGCACGCGGACGGCAGTGATCTCAGCCTGCCGGGAGCTGACAAAAACCGTCCTGGTCTTTTCCTGCCAGCCGACTTCAGCCCCCAAGGCCTCGCCGATGAAGCGCAGCGGCACAAACGTGCGGTTGCTGATAATAACCGCGGGGGCATCGAGTTTCTGGGCCTTGCCATTTACCAAGGCCTCACTCCGGCCGATAACCAGCCGGATCTCACGGCCGGGCCCTGCCACAGTAACCGTACGCGTCCTGTTATCCCAGCCCACCTGAGCACCCAGGTTTTCAGAGATTACCCGCAGCGGCACCAGGGTCCGATTGTTTCTTAGAACGGGCGGTGCGTCCGGCTGTACCAACCGGTCGTTGATGACGAGCTTAATGGCGCTCCCCGCCGCCCGGGCGGGGACGCCGCTTATCACGACGGCCGACACGCTAAGCCACAGCAGGCAACAAAAAAACGCCAGGCATCTCCTGAGCACCAAACCTTCCCCCTGCACGGATGATTCAACCACACACTATAGAGTTCGTCACCTAACTTCTACTTTTTTCCCCATAATCCTGCAGAAAATGAAAGAAAAGGCTCCTAGCCAGATATCGCCAGGAGCCTCAGCAGGCCGCGCGATGCGTCGGCGCCAAACCAATCGCGGTAGTTGCCTGGAATGGCGATTGGTTGCTTAAGCCGAGGAACTTCCAGCGGCTTCCCGCTCACGCGGACCTCAAACTTTTTGATCTGGGGAAATTGGCGCAGGGTGTAAGCTAGAGCCCCCAGGGTTATACTCTGCTCAGACCGGATATTGCCTTTGGTGTCGCGCAGAACCGCCTCCGGCGAAAAATCGAGGCGCACCAGCTCGCCCACTCTTTCACAGTTGAGGAGGCGTGTCCCCTCCGGGAAGACGGCAGACAAACCCGGAAGCCCCTGCGGACCCGCTATCAGCTGCTCCACCGTAGAGCGGATCGGGTCTTTCGTCTCGGGCCCCAGGCGCACCGTGACGGGCACCAGGTAGGCATCGTGGTAGCTGAAGTAGAGGCGGACCTCCGGCCCGGCCGGGTCGCCGCCGGCTATGAAGTTGATCCGGTCCGGCCGCTTCAGCGGCGTCTTGAGCACCAACGCACCGACTTTCTCCACTATCTGCCCGTCGAGCAGAATCTGCACGGCCTCAATCTCCGGCAGCTCCGTCAGCGTAAGCACGACGCTGTCCACTGCGCGCTCCCAGGCGGCATCGCCGGCCAGCTTGCCGGCCACTCCGCCCAGGTCAAGGCAGGCGATGCCGTTTTTAATGTAGAGATCCCGCACCATGGCACCCTCAGGGAACGGACCCGTAAGCAGCTCCCTGTCCAAAGGACCGCTCAAGAGCTTCTCCACAGCGTGGCGCGGCAGATCCTCATCCGCCGTTACCGTGGCGTTCACCGGCACCAGGTAATCTTCGGCCCGCGTTTCATAATACACCGTCACCAGCTGCTGCCTGCCGGGTGGCGCTGCCTGCTCCGGCGGTGCCGCCTCTCTTTGTACAGCAATGTTCTCGGCACAACCAGGTAGGGCCCACAGGGAAAGTGCGAGCAGGGTGAACAGAACGAACGAGGCTCTGCGACGTCCTCGTCCCATGCATGGGGCACCCCCTTAGGTTATATGCCTTTGAACCTCCCCGTATAAATATATTCGACGTCCCTCCCATTTTCCCTGGTGCCTAAGCCGGTTTTTCCAACTGTAATCCAATTGTGATCTTCGCCGGGTGAATCTAACGCCTGCAGCTCCCAGGATACAGCCTTTTTCTCGCCGGCCAGAAGGAAAACGGCGCCCGCTCGCGAATCTTAACCCAGAAGAAGGAGGTGCTTCCGTCTTTGTCTGCAGAAATCCGGGAGCAGGTCCCGTTGAAGGATTATACTTCCTACAAGATCGGGGGCCCCGCCCGCTATTTTTGTGAACCGCACTCCATCGCCCAGCTCAAAGACGCCCTCTACTTCGCCGAAGAGCATACTCTTCCCGTTTACATCCTGGGCTGCGGCACCAACGTCCTGGTGAGCGACAGCGGGGTGAACGGCCTCGTCATCCGGGTGGCTGCCGACTTTGCCTATCTG
Coding sequences:
- a CDS encoding GntR family transcriptional regulator, which encodes MTFVIARKNGIPIYVQLKNQIKDLIQRGVWAAGHRLPTERELAGQLGVSRNTVSLAYAELETEGILARRQGSGTYVLAGEGSVGSTGRRERLLKIIDLAIEEASHMGFSIDDFTAIMLLRVRERKEVLGRLQVAFIECNREQLDYFTRELELGSGVYIHPLLLADLRAAPEEARERLGRMDLVVTTFYHQDEVRELGVPADKILGIALEPDVSSIVRIARVPRTSTLPVVCLSPSFGRSITEALAAAGLSFAAMPVITTRSSEELLPALSDVGTVVVSPGRKKDVEAVVPAGTEIVEFVFHPDAGSITMLKAALLSAGGASAAPTAVQRNA
- a CDS encoding DUF2179 domain-containing protein — encoded protein: MALEGIVGYLFIFCARVVDMSCTTVRTILLVRGQRLIAAVIGFFEVSVYILALNQVVGRLNNPLNLLFYALGFATGNYVGSVIEERVALGFVTVEIIPTRPDSRLPQLLREEGFGVTCFPAEGKEGERLVLHVLLKRKRLPHLLDTLMHQDEKAFYSIMDARSIHGGFFGRQGK
- a CDS encoding GerMN domain-containing protein, whose protein sequence is MGRGRRRASFVLFTLLALSLWALPGCAENIAVQREAAPPEQAAPPGRQQLVTVYYETRAEDYLVPVNATVTADEDLPRHAVEKLLSGPLDRELLTGPFPEGAMVRDLYIKNGIACLDLGGVAGKLAGDAAWERAVDSVVLTLTELPEIEAVQILLDGQIVEKVGALVLKTPLKRPDRINFIAGGDPAGPEVRLYFSYHDAYLVPVTVRLGPETKDPIRSTVEQLIAGPQGLPGLSAVFPEGTRLLNCERVGELVRLDFSPEAVLRDTKGNIRSEQSITLGALAYTLRQFPQIKKFEVRVSGKPLEVPRLKQPIAIPGNYRDWFGADASRGLLRLLAISG
- a CDS encoding N-acetylmuramoyl-L-alanine amidase family protein gives rise to the protein MLRRCLAFFCCLLWLSVSAVVISGVPARAAGSAIKLVINDRLVQPDAPPVLRNNRTLVPLRVISENLGAQVGWDNRTRTVTVAGPGREIRLVIGRSEALVNGKAQKLDAPAVIISNRTFVPLRFIGEALGAEVGWQEKTRTVFVSSRQAEITAVRVRREVGREVVAIAGSGPLKGSAIQLGATITLKLPGTLLKMAPGPVPVGDDPLVKSIAVAAAGTEKEPAAQVVIELKEAGPFTLSSGPGELTVGLPHRVTALEYVQVPGAEVLKVHTSGPVAYTVQQLGSPDRLVLDLPGTVPAAAAPREVPADTALTARVRLGEGAGGTRIVLDQNRVTKFKVSATPEGVEVRLAAQITALSYNRGPGGGEVHIQATGPLAYHETRLVNPERLVLDFSGAVLAVDNPTVKVGDATVREVRAGQFAVDPDVARVVVELAAYVRHEVVTGANPGELVLQIVSSPVAGRYIAVDAGHGGAEPGAIGAGGLMEKDVNLDIARRVAALLRTAGAKVYMIRDGDTTVDFRVRPDMANKAGVEAFISIHSNSFTDTSKRGTEVYYYQDGRAGQELAEAIHAALIPILGLPDRGVRTANYNVLRYTAMPAALVEVAYISNPTEEKLLADPAFREKAAQGIFAGILAYFRGK